The following proteins are encoded in a genomic region of Mycolicibacterium rutilum:
- a CDS encoding tyrosine-type recombinase/integrase yields MTTRNERAGIDDRWHKRVKAPDGAMRTERSAVYGKVSRWRVRWVDASGAERTKSFQRKPDAQAYLNGLTADVQRGEYVDPRKSAETFGSVAEQWFATKQHRKPKTVAGYRSLLDTVVLPKWESVQLKRIDYESYSTWLGALSVDGGQRGTGLSASRITQAHQLVGAVLKYAQRTGKVAKNVAFEIKRDEDLPEQGERERRYLTHAELLMLAKAADRFETLTLVLGYCGLRFGEAVALRRRHVGDRMLTVRSSATAVTGKGIVESTTKTKRDRHVPVPEPVWKKLKAELPADPNALVFPSRKGGFLPLGEYRWAFDNACADIGIDGLVPHGLRHTTASLAISAGANVKVVQRLLGHATAAMTLDRYGHLLNDDLSGVADALGKAIDSTAVSLRYSEHRDEAERA; encoded by the coding sequence ATGACGACTCGGAACGAGCGAGCGGGAATTGACGACCGCTGGCACAAACGAGTCAAGGCGCCGGACGGCGCGATGCGCACTGAGCGGTCTGCGGTATATGGCAAGGTGTCGCGATGGCGTGTCAGGTGGGTTGACGCCAGTGGAGCCGAGCGCACCAAGAGTTTCCAGCGTAAGCCGGATGCGCAGGCCTACCTAAATGGGCTGACCGCCGATGTGCAGCGCGGCGAGTACGTCGATCCGCGGAAGAGTGCGGAGACTTTCGGATCGGTGGCCGAGCAGTGGTTCGCCACCAAACAGCACCGCAAGCCGAAAACCGTTGCCGGATATCGCTCGTTGCTCGACACTGTGGTGCTGCCGAAGTGGGAAAGTGTTCAGCTGAAAAGGATTGACTATGAATCATATTCAACGTGGCTAGGGGCGCTGTCAGTCGACGGCGGGCAACGCGGAACCGGCCTGTCGGCAAGTCGGATCACCCAAGCTCATCAGCTGGTGGGCGCTGTCCTTAAGTACGCCCAACGGACTGGGAAGGTGGCGAAGAACGTCGCGTTCGAGATCAAGCGGGACGAAGATCTTCCCGAGCAGGGCGAGCGTGAGCGGCGCTACCTGACCCATGCCGAGCTGCTAATGCTGGCGAAGGCTGCTGATCGGTTCGAGACGCTGACGCTCGTTCTCGGGTACTGCGGACTGAGGTTTGGCGAAGCCGTTGCGTTGCGCCGCCGGCATGTGGGGGATCGGATGCTGACGGTGCGCTCGTCCGCAACAGCCGTAACCGGTAAGGGCATCGTGGAGTCGACGACTAAGACGAAGCGAGATCGTCACGTGCCTGTGCCCGAACCGGTTTGGAAAAAGCTCAAGGCCGAGCTGCCCGCCGACCCCAACGCGCTGGTCTTTCCCAGCCGAAAGGGCGGGTTCCTTCCACTCGGCGAATACCGCTGGGCGTTCGACAACGCGTGTGCTGATATCGGCATCGACGGGCTGGTACCGCACGGGCTGAGACACACCACGGCGTCACTGGCGATCAGTGCAGGCGCTAACGTCAAGGTCGTGCAGAGACTGCTTGGGCACGCGACCGCCGCGATGACGCTCGACCGCTACGGCCATCTTCTCAATGACGACTTGAGCGGTGTGGCGGACGCCCTGGGGAAGGCTATCGATAGCACTGCGGTATCACTGCGGTATTCAGAGCATCGTGACGAGGCGGAAAGGGCCTAA
- a CDS encoding class I SAM-dependent methyltransferase: MAVRGERILAAALAAAGRRRFRNRIAGQAARYWSAPTGSAWEANSHWRNGIGDQAWLEVGDDHWKIYETFARALNSPSPNKVMEWGAGGGANAVAFAPHAQRFIAADISQENLDECVRQVRATCTTPVETRRIDLACPEQATVGLAGSCDVFLCLYVIELTTGANAVRAILKIARTVLAPGGMALVQIKYHTSDRRTRGFAGTAYDRNLASTTTFTIEEFWNLAAECGLTPRLITLVPENRLDSRYAYYALTNPAAVQPAPPDEHLLDVKYTEFAATFNADVADAERRAARGNYSRREGETTVDD; encoded by the coding sequence GTGGCAGTGCGAGGCGAGCGAATCCTGGCAGCAGCGCTGGCAGCAGCGGGAAGGCGGCGATTCCGGAACCGGATCGCCGGGCAAGCCGCCCGCTACTGGTCGGCGCCCACAGGATCGGCCTGGGAAGCGAACTCACACTGGCGCAACGGAATCGGTGATCAAGCCTGGCTGGAGGTCGGTGACGACCACTGGAAGATCTATGAAACCTTCGCCCGAGCCCTTAATTCGCCCAGCCCGAACAAAGTGATGGAGTGGGGCGCCGGCGGCGGGGCCAACGCCGTGGCTTTCGCCCCCCATGCGCAGCGGTTCATCGCCGCCGACATCTCCCAAGAAAACCTCGACGAATGCGTCCGACAAGTCCGCGCGACGTGCACGACACCCGTCGAGACACGGCGCATCGACCTCGCCTGCCCCGAACAAGCCACCGTCGGATTGGCGGGCAGCTGCGATGTCTTCCTGTGTCTATACGTGATCGAGCTAACGACGGGCGCGAACGCGGTACGGGCCATCCTTAAAATCGCCCGCACCGTGTTGGCCCCCGGAGGCATGGCGCTGGTCCAAATCAAGTACCACACCAGCGATCGTCGGACCCGCGGCTTCGCCGGGACAGCCTACGACCGAAACCTCGCATCGACCACCACCTTCACCATCGAAGAGTTTTGGAACCTGGCGGCAGAGTGCGGCCTCACCCCACGGCTAATCACCTTGGTGCCGGAAAACCGTCTCGACAGCCGCTACGCCTACTACGCCCTCACAAATCCAGCCGCCGTGCAACCCGCGCCGCCTGACGAGCATCTGCTCGACGTCAAGTACACAGAGTTCGCCGCCACGTTCAACGCTGACGTCGCCGACGCAGAGAGGCGCGCGGCGCGCGGCAACTACAGCCGCCGTGAGGGCGAAACAACCGTCGACGACTGA
- a CDS encoding ATP-binding protein yields MARERYVLGVSKDGEPFGAERSRPHLAILLRGGRAGLRADLAARYFTETGAVAGGQALTDATLILEGLAATQAPDKLNLRVADHHGTIYIDTGDPNGQVIKVCDGRWSMAPTAPVRFLRNTKLTGAMPAPSPRGDVTKLWEFVNVAVEDRPVLLAFLVAALVQCDVPHPVLALFGEQGSAKTTSTRSLVELIDPSPAPFRQAPRDADSWAVAASGSWVVALDNLSAIPPWLSDSLCRAATGDAMVKRSLYTDADLAVIKFRRCVIINGIDVGAIRPDLAERLAIVELRRIDPRMRQSEAEMRQRWETALPGIFGGLLDLAASVHHRLETITVEDSPRMADFCRTLAAVDEILSTNGVRRYMSRANQLSEDSLSVDPFIEQLRSRTLEPAVGQSGSDLLMLLTPVNDDWQRPRDWPKNGRDVSGLLRRHAPALRNLGWVIEDDGARNRRNVLLWTIYPPYKDVVAQRASQPSRLSLTQISENANFDRSQQKVLNADAKAGEGRTAAAS; encoded by the coding sequence ATGGCCCGGGAACGCTATGTTCTCGGAGTCTCCAAGGACGGCGAACCATTTGGCGCCGAACGCAGTCGACCCCACCTCGCGATACTCCTGCGTGGTGGGAGGGCTGGCCTACGGGCAGATCTCGCCGCTCGCTACTTCACCGAGACCGGTGCGGTCGCCGGGGGCCAAGCACTTACCGACGCCACACTGATTTTGGAAGGTCTGGCGGCCACGCAGGCACCCGACAAGTTGAACCTACGCGTTGCCGACCACCACGGGACGATCTACATCGACACTGGAGATCCAAACGGTCAAGTAATCAAAGTCTGCGACGGAAGGTGGTCGATGGCTCCCACTGCGCCGGTGCGGTTCCTCCGAAATACGAAGCTGACGGGGGCGATGCCGGCACCAAGCCCCCGCGGGGATGTGACGAAGCTCTGGGAGTTCGTCAATGTCGCCGTTGAGGACCGCCCAGTTCTTCTCGCGTTCCTAGTAGCTGCTTTGGTTCAGTGCGACGTCCCGCATCCGGTACTAGCCCTGTTTGGCGAGCAAGGTAGCGCTAAAACGACATCGACACGGAGCTTGGTCGAACTCATCGATCCTTCGCCCGCCCCCTTTCGTCAGGCGCCGCGGGACGCGGACTCATGGGCGGTTGCCGCTTCTGGATCGTGGGTCGTTGCTCTGGACAACCTGTCGGCCATCCCGCCGTGGCTGTCGGACTCGTTATGCCGCGCTGCGACAGGCGACGCCATGGTGAAACGGTCTCTATATACCGATGCCGATCTGGCTGTCATCAAGTTTCGTCGATGCGTGATTATCAACGGAATCGACGTCGGCGCCATCCGACCCGATCTGGCAGAGCGGCTAGCGATCGTCGAGCTGCGACGCATCGACCCCAGAATGCGACAGTCAGAGGCCGAGATGCGACAGCGGTGGGAAACAGCTCTACCAGGTATTTTTGGCGGACTACTTGACTTGGCTGCCTCCGTTCACCATCGGTTGGAGACCATCACAGTTGAGGACTCGCCCAGGATGGCGGACTTCTGTCGCACGCTGGCGGCCGTGGACGAGATCTTGTCGACTAATGGCGTACGCCGGTACATGTCGCGCGCCAATCAGTTGTCTGAGGACAGTTTGTCCGTCGACCCGTTTATCGAACAGCTTCGCTCGCGGACATTAGAACCTGCTGTTGGTCAATCCGGCAGTGATTTGCTGATGCTGCTCACACCGGTCAACGACGACTGGCAACGACCGAGGGACTGGCCGAAGAACGGTCGCGACGTTTCTGGGCTGCTGCGTAGGCACGCACCCGCTCTACGCAACCTCGGATGGGTGATCGAAGATGATGGCGCGCGCAACCGCAGGAACGTACTGCTGTGGACAATCTATCCGCCGTACAAAGATGTTGTGGCTCAGCGAGCCTCGCAACCCTCGCGTCTCTCGCTTACGCAGATCAGCGAGAACGCGAACTTCGACCGGAGTCAGCAGAAAGTTTTGAATGCCGACGCGAAGGCTGGCGAGGGTCGCACGGCGGCAGCGTCTTGA
- a CDS encoding helix-turn-helix transcriptional regulator yields the protein MDLLGAKEVSDITGVPMGTLRYWRHSNIGPASFTLGRRVVYRRAEVLRWISERESATRRGGGDAA from the coding sequence ATGGATTTGTTAGGAGCGAAGGAAGTTTCGGACATCACTGGAGTTCCGATGGGGACGCTGAGGTACTGGCGGCATTCGAATATTGGGCCGGCGAGTTTCACCTTGGGACGCCGAGTCGTTTATCGGAGGGCCGAGGTATTGCGCTGGATATCGGAGCGAGAGAGCGCAACCCGCCGCGGAGGCGGCGACGCCGCTTAG